The genomic region CAGGAAACAGCGATGTCACTTACAATTTTGATGACAGCAATAATCCTGTAAAAACCATCAGCTACACATCACTTAAGAATGCAGGTTTTATCAGCAGCACCATTGAGATCCTTAAAGATGTGTCAACAACAGTTTCATACAAGCCAGAGGGTCTTGTCTACAGAAATATGAACATCTGGATAGGAAAAGCAGGATACGCAACTGAAAGCAATATGGAAAACATGAAGATCTCCTTTGCTGTACACAAAAAATGGGTGCAGGTTAATAATGTTAAAACAACTGACATCCGTCTGAACCGCTACCATGATAATGAGTGGCAGATACTTGAAACCGAAATGACCGGGGAAGACAATGATTTCTACTTCTTTGAGGCAAAAACTCCTGGATTCTCCCCGTTTGCAATTACGGCAGATGTAGCAAGCAAAAATGTAACAGAAAACGAACAGATCAATGCAGCTTCATCTTACGATGACAACGACCCTGTAGAGCAAATTGAAGAGAGCGAATTAGAACGGGTTACTGATGTGGCTTCCACATCAATGAGCGATAAAGTAAGTTCTGCAAAGCTTTCACAAAATAGTGCTTTGGTATTATTTATTTCAATATCTGTTGTTCTATTCCTGCAACATAGAAAATGTATATGAATATTAATAAAATAATCAGAATGTTGTTTTCAAGTGACTACTAATATTGTAGGTTTTCATGTGGTGGGAAAAGTTAAACAAATGTTTTAAGATAAAATCAATATAAAAGATAACTATCAACGCAATTGTGAAAACTATTGGACAATAGAAAAAAGCAAATTCATAAATTATGAAGGTGCTTTTATTTTAGTTTTGATATGAGTAAAAGTATCATCAATAGAGAAAATGATGTAAATCCCGGAGTGGAGGGAGCTTCATCAGTATCCCCATTATCCGTGATTATTATTTCTCCGTATTGGAACACAACAGGAACATCATTGATGCCATCCTTTTTAGCCTTTTCATCAAACATCCCGTAAATTTCATCCATTAAAGTAGTATTGACATCAGAGCCGCTCTGAAACTCTACTGAGATATATCCATCGTAACTATATCCGTAAAAAATTACAGAACCATTTGGACGGATGTATTTTTGCATGTCATCTCTTGCACTATTAGAAATAAGGGCAAGTTCATCAAGCCAACTTCGTCTCTCATCTTCAATATAGAAATCCCTTTCTTTTCCATAGATGGCAATGATCCCATCATTATTCTGGCTTTCAATCTCTTCAATTGATGATCTTGCAATGCTCCGCACTCTCTCATCTTCATCATTCAGAGATTTTGTAAGTGCTTCAACTGCTCTTTCATCTCCAATTTGTCCAAGTGCCATAGCAGCATTAGACCGGACATTTGCATCCTTATCTTCAAGTAGGCTGATCAAAGGTTCAACTGCTCTTTCGTCTTTTGTTCCACCCAGTGCCCGAGCAGCATATGCTCTTACTTTTGGATCATCATCATCCAAAATATTAATTAGAGGCGATACGGCTGGTTCACCAATATTGCCTAAGGAAGCAGCAGCATCAACACCCCCAGTACTTCCAAGCATTCCAATCAACGGTTGCACTGCCGGTTCACCCATTTCACCCAGAACACGTATTGCAGTCAATCGAGCAGGATAACTTTTGTTTGGAT from Methanolobus tindarius DSM 2278 harbors:
- a CDS encoding HEAT repeat domain-containing protein — its product is MKSKLKIKHTFVLASIILVIISTVYVSIGAENDVDEMMMESLIQNMADDNISVKVDAVKNLVDIGELAVEPLINATKNTNPDIRENSAYALGKIGDPKAVEPLIKLLEDNDSEVQYAASIALGNIGEPALESLVEFIGNPNKSYPARLTAIRVLGEMGEPAVQPLIGMLGSTGGVDAAASLGNIGEPAVSPLINILDDDDPKVRAYAARALGGTKDERAVEPLISLLEDKDANVRSNAAMALGQIGDERAVEALTKSLNDEDERVRSIARSSIEEIESQNNDGIIAIYGKERDFYIEDERRSWLDELALISNSARDDMQKYIRPNGSVIFYGYSYDGYISVEFQSGSDVNTTLMDEIYGMFDEKAKKDGINDVPVVFQYGEIIITDNGDTDEAPSTPGFTSFSLLMILLLISKLK